In one window of Prevotella sp. E13-17 DNA:
- a CDS encoding family 43 glycosylhydrolase has protein sequence MKNIIKYIAAVACMGALVPAGMTSCTDMGGDGVDSVVWNGSQNPDNTSFHNPVIEPSVEAGTVVKGASTFVAISSTTQWAKGLTNYCPTLSSTNLMNWTVANDAFEKTAIPSWNDSRVNSLSIDYAKTIKICFWMFYTLEDGDGIGYAFSTSGQGPYTDKGVLLTAADAGATTIKNPFFIVAATNYYLCYTTENGTYIQKITLKGAKADAASAALSGTRTLIGNANMDDVAIFRKSSSELYLMFTVKNGANTEIRYARAGSFTGPYLDKSGNDVATTSNGELLIEGGDVMINPENPMRAFMNSDQTHVYVAYNATEAGTAQMKSGFARKPMLITPIELGDDGWFKSSVKAQKGWTSPRYE, from the coding sequence ATGAAGAATATCATTAAATATATAGCTGCTGTTGCCTGCATGGGCGCTCTTGTTCCTGCCGGCATGACCAGTTGCACCGATATGGGAGGCGATGGTGTGGACTCCGTGGTTTGGAACGGTAGTCAGAACCCCGACAACACCAGTTTCCACAACCCAGTCATCGAACCATCGGTCGAGGCAGGAACTGTGGTCAAGGGTGCCAGCACGTTTGTTGCCATCTCAAGCACCACTCAGTGGGCCAAGGGCCTAACGAACTATTGTCCTACGCTGTCATCGACAAACCTGATGAACTGGACCGTGGCCAACGATGCTTTCGAGAAAACAGCCATTCCATCGTGGAACGACAGTCGTGTGAACTCACTGTCTATCGACTATGCAAAGACGATAAAGATTTGTTTCTGGATGTTCTACACGTTGGAAGATGGTGATGGTATTGGTTATGCTTTCTCAACTTCGGGACAGGGACCATATACAGATAAAGGCGTGCTGCTGACAGCTGCTGATGCAGGGGCAACCACAATTAAGAATCCATTCTTTATTGTAGCTGCTACAAACTATTACCTGTGCTACACAACTGAGAATGGTACCTATATTCAGAAGATTACCTTGAAAGGAGCTAAGGCTGATGCTGCCAGTGCAGCGCTTTCTGGAACCCGTACGCTCATTGGTAATGCTAATATGGACGATGTGGCAATCTTCAGAAAGAGCTCAAGCGAACTTTATTTGATGTTCACAGTGAAGAATGGTGCTAATACGGAAATCCGTTATGCTCGTGCTGGTAGCTTCACTGGGCCATATCTTGATAAGAGTGGCAATGATGTCGCTACAACCAGCAATGGAGAATTGCTTATTGAAGGTGGTGATGTTATGATTAATCCAGAGAATCCTATGCGTGCTTTCATGAATTCAGATCAGACTCACGTCTATGTGGCTTATAATGCTACAGAGGCGGGAACTGCTCAGATGAAGAGTGGATTTGCGCGCAAGCCAATGCTTATTACTCCTATTGAATTAGGCGATGACGGCTGGTTCAAAAGCAGTGTAAAAGCGCAAAAGGGATGGACTTCCCCACGTTACGAATAA
- a CDS encoding VCBS repeat-containing protein — protein MKKLFTLMAAAGLALSVNAQKQISVASVDKDISIDYASGCEIDLNNDGLKEVIVGGWTRGEAPGMVVLDGEGNETETQSQAWIISWNGSAYEKKEFISPVGMRGQIVPADFNGDGNIDVTIGGEGYDFFSVYLNDGNGNFTADPNFAVKNTDGEVIGWYPRSVDVADFNLDGLPDIVTIGWSGVGGVRQPNCGVLINNGDGTFTARATDLIGNGDMIYEFALSTIKAYDLNNDGYADFLLQGNVDNQGRPFDRTFIAYLNLGVDTDPADVVSFYDMGLTDITHNYGNGNILVADFNNDGTPDVFVTGEDPTSASGLGFHDQWDYIPMMMYGKIKQTTDGNELSYSEYVQMPLRRTNTKILSSTNVGMRAIDYNGNGYYDLFWMGWCDPMPDETASTQAGWFLPGGENGFTSYQRIPGASEQAVLFLDYGNEGSLNYMMTGYHGDATYFTKATEANPNPEFPMGRNAVFTKNPWEKAARPAAPTAPQAEVNDNAVTLSWTPAATAQKNVTYEYFIKDAQGKIYNGATSFIGGDKDGVRKVLREGNAFMNTNLTLNNIPAGEYTWGVQTVAADLQGSTFATGTFTVTGQLNGINNMSQKAAVANIYTIDGKRVAAAQKGLNIVKMSNGEVRKVMK, from the coding sequence ATGAAGAAATTATTTACATTAATGGCTGCTGCCGGTTTGGCACTGAGCGTGAATGCACAAAAGCAGATTTCTGTTGCCAGCGTGGACAAAGACATCAGTATTGACTATGCCAGTGGATGTGAGATTGACCTCAATAATGACGGTTTGAAAGAAGTCATTGTTGGCGGATGGACACGTGGCGAAGCACCAGGCATGGTTGTTCTTGATGGTGAAGGTAATGAGACAGAAACGCAAAGTCAAGCATGGATTATTTCTTGGAATGGAAGTGCGTATGAGAAAAAGGAATTTATCAGCCCTGTTGGTATGCGTGGACAGATAGTTCCTGCAGATTTCAATGGTGACGGAAATATTGATGTTACGATTGGAGGAGAAGGCTATGATTTCTTTTCTGTCTATCTGAATGATGGAAATGGTAATTTTACTGCAGATCCTAATTTTGCCGTAAAGAATACCGATGGTGAGGTTATTGGATGGTATCCTCGTTCTGTCGATGTTGCAGACTTTAATCTTGATGGTCTGCCCGATATTGTAACTATCGGTTGGAGTGGTGTTGGTGGTGTCCGTCAGCCCAATTGTGGCGTTCTTATTAATAATGGAGATGGAACCTTTACTGCACGTGCAACGGATTTGATAGGTAATGGTGATATGATTTATGAGTTTGCTCTTTCCACTATCAAAGCTTATGATTTGAATAATGATGGTTATGCAGATTTCCTTCTTCAAGGTAATGTGGATAATCAAGGACGACCTTTTGACCGTACCTTTATTGCTTATTTGAATCTTGGTGTGGATACAGATCCTGCAGATGTCGTGTCTTTCTATGATATGGGGCTAACAGACATTACACATAACTACGGTAATGGTAATATTCTTGTTGCAGACTTCAATAATGATGGTACACCTGATGTTTTTGTTACTGGTGAAGATCCTACCAGTGCGTCAGGTCTTGGATTTCATGATCAATGGGATTACATTCCTATGATGATGTATGGAAAGATTAAGCAGACCACTGATGGTAATGAGCTATCCTATAGTGAATACGTGCAGATGCCATTGCGCCGAACTAATACAAAGATTTTGAGCTCTACTAATGTAGGTATGCGTGCAATCGACTATAACGGTAATGGCTATTATGATCTGTTTTGGATGGGTTGGTGTGATCCGATGCCTGACGAAACAGCAAGCACGCAAGCTGGCTGGTTCCTTCCTGGTGGCGAGAATGGTTTCACCTCTTACCAGCGTATTCCTGGCGCATCTGAGCAAGCAGTTCTATTCCTTGACTATGGCAATGAGGGTTCTTTGAACTATATGATGACGGGTTATCATGGTGATGCTACTTACTTCACTAAGGCAACAGAGGCCAATCCAAATCCAGAATTTCCCATGGGACGTAACGCTGTCTTCACCAAGAATCCTTGGGAAAAGGCTGCACGTCCTGCTGCTCCTACAGCTCCCCAGGCAGAGGTTAACGACAATGCTGTAACACTGTCATGGACTCCTGCTGCTACTGCTCAGAAGAACGTTACATACGAGTACTTCATCAAGGACGCTCAGGGTAAGATCTACAATGGTGCTACCTCATTCATCGGTGGCGACAAGGACGGTGTGCGCAAGGTGCTCCGCGAGGGTAATGCCTTCATGAACACTAATCTGACCCTGAACAATATCCCTGCTGGCGAATATACATGGGGTGTTCAGACCGTTGCTGCCGACCTGCAGGGTTCTACCTTTGCTACTGGCACATTCACTGTTACCGGGCAGCTGAACGGTATCAACAACATGAGCCAGAAGGCAGCTGTTGCCAACATCTACACCATCGACGGTAAGCGTGTGGCTGCTGCCCAGAAGGGTCTCAACATCGTGAAGATGTCTAATGGCGAGGTTCGCAAAGTCATGAAGTAA
- a CDS encoding T9SS type A sorting domain-containing protein codes for MKKLLLSVMMMMVLGAASAVAQTVIPVKVDQYPPLKAVAETVTVDVSQGAITVGSDVSVEGGDGSYTYLWTNAAGQQVGNQKTFEIKHWGNYYLKVTDGHGCQVSVMFSATDPAGIDPANIQDVQQIKLFDLKGRLVKNTRSITTYTDGLQNGTYVLCRIYADGTESVQKITVKK; via the coding sequence ATGAAGAAACTATTGCTGTCAGTCATGATGATGATGGTGCTGGGCGCAGCTTCAGCAGTGGCACAGACCGTCATTCCCGTTAAAGTAGATCAATATCCACCGCTGAAAGCCGTTGCCGAGACGGTCACTGTCGATGTCTCGCAGGGCGCTATCACTGTGGGTAGCGACGTCAGCGTGGAAGGTGGCGACGGCTCCTACACTTATCTCTGGACCAATGCTGCCGGACAGCAGGTGGGCAACCAGAAGACTTTCGAGATCAAGCATTGGGGCAACTATTATCTGAAGGTGACCGATGGTCACGGCTGTCAGGTCAGCGTGATGTTCTCTGCCACTGATCCTGCCGGCATCGACCCCGCAAATATTCAGGATGTACAACAAATCAAGCTCTTCGACCTGAAGGGCCGTCTGGTTAAGAATACTCGTTCAATCACAACATATACCGATGGACTCCAGAACGGCACTTATGTGCTTTGTCGTATCTATGCCGATGGCACCGAGTCTGTCCAGAAAATCACTGTTAAAAAGTAA
- a CDS encoding RagB/SusD family nutrient uptake outer membrane protein gives MKKIIANTMIAASLLTGMTACSDDWLSLSDPNLETADTFWQTSEQFNEGLTAAYSTWRRPGYFSRWFQVLTVLRGDEGWSNSPNPEFIGDANFVMTSYNYDSNEGLNLPWQAMYNSLYYVNQVIDNMNDHGYDLFEKSEADKILGQGYFIRAVAFWAIAGIYGSGPIQTSSVGNGPIGTQEELYKQALDDFTKAAELLPTTWPAAEAGRATKGGALGMMARMNMQLAGMKCHRPWDAANQDPAAAKAYWQAAKKNIEDIFELGIYDLVPNWLDNFTEANENNKESLFEINFKEGTINGKEVGNQRPKFLGLYAGASSGLSWDDGSARSWLLDEFNKERDKDGNIDMRKFHTLFYKDVNEPQTVTAIYYGKTWDEWNAIEPFAKSCYWKKYTSVENNPSAQGEGYVTGVNIRILRLADVYLMYAEVLNELDGDRALAVEYINKVRRRVNMKDLSASDYTTYDTLLEQIKHERLVELCGECTRWFDLDRWGDIHDQEKINKLAERDADFQTYRLGISHLWCIPNHEINNWEGLKQNPGY, from the coding sequence ATGAAAAAGATTATAGCAAATACAATGATTGCGGCATCGCTGCTCACTGGAATGACTGCTTGCAGCGATGACTGGCTCTCACTCAGCGATCCTAATCTGGAGACTGCTGATACGTTCTGGCAGACCAGCGAACAGTTTAACGAGGGTCTCACCGCCGCCTACTCTACATGGCGCCGCCCCGGCTACTTCAGCCGTTGGTTCCAGGTGCTCACCGTGCTGCGTGGCGATGAGGGCTGGAGCAACAGTCCCAACCCTGAGTTCATCGGCGATGCCAACTTCGTGATGACTTCATACAACTACGACAGCAACGAGGGATTGAACCTGCCATGGCAGGCTATGTATAACAGCTTGTACTATGTGAACCAGGTCATCGACAACATGAATGACCATGGTTATGACCTCTTCGAGAAGAGCGAGGCCGACAAGATCTTAGGTCAGGGCTACTTCATCCGTGCCGTCGCCTTCTGGGCTATTGCAGGTATCTATGGCAGTGGTCCTATTCAGACCAGTTCTGTAGGCAATGGTCCTATCGGCACACAGGAAGAGCTCTATAAACAAGCTCTTGACGACTTCACCAAGGCTGCCGAACTGCTGCCCACCACTTGGCCCGCTGCTGAGGCTGGTCGTGCCACCAAGGGTGGCGCACTGGGCATGATGGCCCGCATGAACATGCAGTTGGCTGGCATGAAGTGCCATCGCCCTTGGGATGCTGCCAATCAGGATCCCGCTGCTGCCAAGGCTTACTGGCAGGCTGCCAAGAAGAATATAGAGGATATCTTTGAACTGGGTATCTATGATCTGGTGCCCAACTGGTTGGATAACTTCACCGAGGCTAATGAGAACAACAAGGAGTCTCTCTTCGAGATTAACTTTAAAGAGGGCACCATCAATGGTAAGGAAGTGGGCAACCAGCGTCCTAAGTTCTTGGGACTCTATGCCGGTGCTTCGTCTGGACTTTCTTGGGATGACGGTTCGGCACGCTCATGGCTGCTCGATGAGTTCAACAAGGAGCGCGACAAGGATGGCAACATCGACATGCGTAAGTTCCACACCCTGTTCTATAAGGATGTCAATGAACCTCAGACCGTGACCGCCATCTATTATGGCAAGACATGGGACGAGTGGAATGCCATCGAGCCTTTCGCAAAGTCATGCTACTGGAAGAAATATACCAGCGTTGAGAACAATCCTAGCGCTCAGGGCGAAGGCTATGTGACTGGTGTTAATATCCGCATCCTGCGCTTGGCCGACGTCTATCTGATGTATGCCGAGGTGCTCAACGAACTGGATGGCGACCGCGCCCTCGCCGTAGAATATATTAATAAGGTGCGCCGTCGTGTGAATATGAAGGACCTTTCAGCTAGTGACTACACCACCTACGACACACTGCTCGAGCAAATCAAGCATGAGCGCTTGGTAGAGCTTTGCGGTGAGTGCACCCGCTGGTTCGACCTCGACCGTTGGGGCGACATCCACGATCAGGAGAAAATCAACAAGCTGGCTGAGCGCGATGCCGACTTCCAGACCTATCGCTTGGGTATCAGCCACCTGTGGTGCATCCCCAACCATGAGATCAACAACTGGGAGGGATTGAAACAGAATCCTGGCTATTAA
- a CDS encoding sialidase family protein, which translates to MMKTNKSLLISLLALFVSMGIQAQRTITSYARSGMRTTLSLAWNTDNYGTIQWQRSMDQGQTWTNISGATSREYEVTPTSDTYLRVVVNGDEACAPLTETHIIKVFSFNATLSQALSNEATFEITGCTIAPEAVAEYGFCYNYSGVNRAYRSMQHVAVGTQIPGTDFEATCPGLLPNKTYSIRFYIKTQDGSFIYGPGKLVETLPGLEWSSEDWTITKNMLQPQFKISGYVDAKPTMKFEYGTDKNNMSTVDISTVDADAHKYKSNLLRSLKSGTTYYLRVTADIDGDEQVIEKTVRTLTDYSTYEVDETVKPVSHRIQWNNRTTAIQLNPSYIQAEYPRVLRVSKDTLILTYHGGDGSTGSTDHWQNIYICRSTDNGKTWTDPEKILDKTKTWLTHGWYRFTNADMVKLQNGWILMTWSSNANPETNENCQVFVMISKDGGQTWGDPITVLRGRVWEPQIVQLPGGELELLVSSEKQWWGTGGNLNQEIVVSRSTDNGETWTAQKRASYNPGKRDGMPVQVMLQGNKGILFSYESIGSGNNPSISWRPLDGEWDSSDWDEQIDDRRWVADPILGGCAPYALQLETGEVVVMGHLDQNGDVWQTNRLKVCVGDNTGHNFKYRTIPFSSLPRGEGAYYGSLFQKDSETIWLLYSHSYYNGSTCTKNTVELLEGKIVAIQ; encoded by the coding sequence ATGATGAAGACAAATAAATCTCTCCTCATATCTCTTCTTGCCCTGTTCGTAAGTATGGGCATCCAGGCTCAGCGCACCATCACTAGCTATGCACGTAGTGGCATGAGGACTACACTTAGTCTGGCATGGAACACCGACAACTATGGCACTATCCAGTGGCAGAGATCTATGGATCAGGGTCAGACTTGGACCAATATCAGTGGTGCCACCAGTCGTGAGTATGAGGTAACACCTACGTCCGATACCTATCTGCGCGTTGTCGTCAATGGCGATGAGGCTTGCGCCCCGCTTACCGAGACCCATATTATCAAGGTCTTTAGTTTTAATGCAACGCTGTCGCAGGCTTTGAGCAACGAGGCCACCTTTGAGATCACAGGTTGTACCATTGCTCCTGAGGCTGTGGCTGAGTATGGCTTCTGCTATAACTATAGCGGCGTGAACCGTGCTTACCGCAGTATGCAGCATGTGGCAGTGGGCACCCAGATTCCGGGTACAGACTTTGAGGCTACCTGTCCCGGTCTGCTTCCCAACAAGACCTATAGCATCCGTTTCTATATCAAGACCCAAGACGGTTCCTTTATCTATGGTCCGGGCAAGCTGGTGGAAACTCTGCCAGGACTGGAGTGGAGCAGCGAGGATTGGACCATCACCAAGAACATGCTTCAGCCACAGTTCAAAATCTCTGGCTATGTGGATGCCAAGCCAACGATGAAGTTCGAGTATGGCACGGATAAGAACAATATGAGCACGGTGGATATTTCAACGGTCGATGCTGATGCGCATAAGTATAAGTCAAACCTCCTGAGATCCTTAAAGTCTGGCACCACCTACTACCTGCGTGTCACTGCCGACATTGACGGCGATGAGCAGGTCATCGAGAAGACCGTCCGTACACTGACAGACTATAGTACCTATGAGGTAGATGAGACCGTGAAGCCTGTGTCTCACCGCATCCAGTGGAACAACCGCACTACAGCCATTCAGCTCAATCCTTCATACATCCAGGCTGAGTATCCTCGTGTGCTGCGTGTTAGCAAGGATACCCTCATCCTGACCTATCATGGTGGCGATGGCAGCACCGGTTCTACCGACCACTGGCAGAATATCTATATTTGCCGTTCTACCGATAATGGTAAGACCTGGACCGACCCCGAGAAGATTCTCGACAAGACCAAGACTTGGTTGACTCATGGCTGGTATCGCTTCACGAATGCCGACATGGTGAAGTTGCAGAACGGTTGGATTCTGATGACGTGGTCATCGAATGCCAATCCCGAGACCAACGAGAACTGTCAGGTGTTTGTCATGATCTCTAAGGATGGCGGTCAGACCTGGGGCGACCCCATCACCGTGCTGCGTGGCCGTGTGTGGGAACCACAGATTGTGCAGTTGCCCGGCGGCGAACTGGAACTGCTCGTGTCAAGCGAGAAACAATGGTGGGGCACTGGCGGCAATCTCAATCAGGAAATCGTGGTGTCGCGCTCTACCGACAATGGCGAGACATGGACCGCACAAAAGCGTGCCAGCTATAATCCCGGCAAGCGCGATGGTATGCCTGTGCAGGTGATGCTGCAGGGCAACAAGGGTATCCTGTTCAGCTACGAGAGCATTGGCAGTGGCAACAACCCCTCTATCTCTTGGCGTCCGCTCGACGGCGAGTGGGACAGCAGCGACTGGGACGAGCAGATCGACGATCGTCGTTGGGTGGCAGATCCCATCCTTGGCGGATGCGCCCCCTATGCCTTGCAGCTGGAAACCGGCGAGGTGGTTGTGATGGGCCATCTCGACCAGAATGGCGATGTGTGGCAGACCAACCGCCTGAAGGTTTGCGTGGGCGACAATACTGGTCACAACTTCAAGTATCGCACCATCCCCTTCTCCAGCCTGCCACGTGGTGAGGGCGCCTACTATGGCTCGCTGTTCCAGAAGGATAGCGAAACCATCTGGCTGCTCTACTCTCACAGCTATTACAATGGCTCTACCTGTACCAAGAACACCGTGGAGTTGCTCGAAGGCAAGATTGTTGCAATTCAATAA
- a CDS encoding TonB-dependent receptor, producing MEQRTFSWKSVLMMLFFIPLGLQAQSVKGTVTDAETNEPLIGVSVKSIDGKGMAVTDFDGNYSIQAGKNERLQFSYIGYLLKTVPVGNKTTINVALSPDVQTLNDVVVIGYGTQKKADLTGAVGVVDMKEAAKTAATNIYEMLQGQVPGISVSTTSQPGVMSKVQIRGVGSFNTVGPLYVIDGMIANDANHLNPNEIETMQVLKDASAAAIYGARGANGVILITTKRGKKGEPSLDVTATWSVSDMPKKIDMMSATDFMKYNEQAYINAGEQWPAASYSELMTGKYIPSTDWQKAKFQTGFTQDYNVMYRQGSDNVNMAIGGGYMDQTGVIDGPDYRRFTARINSDATYGILKIGENLTFQHTIHHETTGGGFWNALSMPSVIPVRDPNEGSGRGGYGYGGTNFLTYTSNPVGEQERYQDLSINNRALGNVYAELSLFKHFTYKINFGIDAWFGRHKNFDYGYTLRLNSVETHFTNALYDNRDQRITTILENTLTYQNTFGKHNLTVLAGHTAEDVNWHWLEAVGYDQKVPGLVEIDLAGEQHSMSGSEQQRRQLSYLGRIDYNYDGKYLAQFNFRSDGSSKFGPNNRRGYFPSFSFGWRVSEEKFFEPLKQTINNLKVRASWGKVGDMQSLGNYAYIPSIDHSGPYEGFYAIFGPSKNETVLNGATQSAMVNVNLGWETKTTTNIGLDFNMFNNRLFGTFEWFTAKSTDLLLNKPQSWATGVGSIWTNFGEMRNSGIELTLGWRDKAGELDYSVSANVSTVRNEVLRMGESYVMDAYTRTEVGRSISDFYLIPFAGIFQSMDEVYDHTTTLADGTVKVIQPDAKPGDVRYVDVNGDGVIDTNDRTWSGSPLPKFEMGLNVSLAYKGFDFNMFWAGKFGNKIYNELRKNLLNFNVDNIPADAAPWTWDNPSTEYPRMLAGTTSNNIGYCDRFLENGSYFRLKNLQLGYTLPAALTQKAYIRKVRAYISGTNLLTITKYKGYDPDIICNNVYSQGIDNGQYPSSRQVNFGLQVTF from the coding sequence ATGGAACAAAGAACATTTTCATGGAAGTCTGTGTTAATGATGCTCTTCTTCATCCCTCTTGGGTTGCAAGCTCAGAGCGTGAAAGGCACAGTAACCGACGCTGAGACCAACGAACCACTGATTGGCGTCAGCGTGAAGTCGATTGACGGAAAGGGTATGGCAGTGACCGATTTCGACGGAAACTACTCTATCCAGGCCGGCAAGAACGAGCGTTTGCAGTTTAGTTATATTGGTTATCTGCTCAAGACCGTACCTGTGGGCAACAAGACCACCATCAACGTGGCATTGTCTCCCGACGTTCAGACCCTCAATGATGTGGTGGTCATCGGTTACGGTACGCAGAAAAAGGCCGATTTGACCGGTGCTGTGGGCGTAGTTGATATGAAGGAGGCGGCCAAAACCGCTGCCACCAATATCTATGAGATGCTGCAAGGACAGGTGCCGGGCATCTCGGTCTCTACCACAAGCCAGCCTGGTGTGATGAGTAAGGTGCAGATTCGTGGCGTCGGCTCGTTCAACACGGTGGGTCCGCTCTACGTGATTGATGGCATGATTGCCAATGATGCCAACCACCTGAACCCCAATGAAATTGAGACTATGCAGGTGCTGAAGGATGCTTCGGCGGCTGCTATCTATGGTGCTCGCGGTGCTAATGGTGTGATTCTCATCACCACCAAGCGCGGTAAGAAGGGCGAACCCTCGCTCGACGTGACCGCCACCTGGAGCGTCTCGGACATGCCTAAGAAGATTGATATGATGTCTGCCACCGACTTCATGAAATATAATGAACAGGCGTATATCAACGCTGGCGAGCAGTGGCCCGCTGCCAGCTATTCGGAACTGATGACTGGCAAGTATATCCCCTCTACCGATTGGCAGAAGGCTAAGTTCCAGACTGGCTTCACGCAGGACTACAATGTGATGTATCGTCAGGGCTCTGACAATGTCAACATGGCCATTGGTGGCGGTTACATGGATCAGACCGGTGTGATTGATGGTCCCGACTATCGTCGTTTCACCGCTCGTATCAACAGCGATGCCACCTATGGCATCCTGAAGATTGGCGAGAACCTGACCTTCCAGCACACCATTCACCACGAGACCACCGGCGGTGGCTTCTGGAATGCCCTGTCGATGCCTTCAGTGATTCCCGTTCGCGATCCGAACGAGGGTTCTGGTCGTGGCGGCTACGGTTATGGTGGCACCAACTTCCTGACCTACACCTCGAACCCCGTGGGCGAGCAGGAGCGCTATCAGGACCTGAGCATCAACAACCGTGCGCTGGGTAATGTCTATGCAGAGCTGAGCCTCTTCAAGCATTTCACTTATAAGATTAACTTCGGTATCGATGCTTGGTTTGGCCGTCATAAGAACTTCGACTATGGTTATACACTGCGTCTGAACTCTGTCGAGACACACTTCACCAATGCCCTCTACGACAACCGCGACCAGCGCATCACCACCATCTTGGAGAACACGCTGACCTATCAGAACACCTTTGGTAAGCACAACCTCACCGTCTTGGCCGGTCACACTGCAGAGGACGTGAACTGGCACTGGCTCGAGGCTGTCGGCTACGACCAGAAGGTGCCCGGACTCGTTGAGATCGACCTGGCTGGCGAACAGCACAGCATGTCGGGCTCTGAGCAGCAGCGCCGTCAGTTGTCTTACCTCGGTCGTATCGACTATAACTATGATGGCAAGTATCTGGCTCAGTTCAACTTCCGTTCGGACGGCAGCTCTAAGTTTGGTCCCAACAACCGCCGCGGTTACTTCCCCTCATTCTCGTTCGGATGGCGTGTTTCTGAAGAGAAGTTTTTCGAACCTCTGAAGCAGACCATCAACAACTTGAAGGTGCGTGCCAGCTGGGGTAAGGTGGGCGACATGCAGTCGCTGGGCAACTATGCCTATATTCCCAGCATCGACCACAGCGGTCCTTACGAGGGTTTCTATGCCATCTTCGGTCCTTCCAAGAACGAGACCGTGCTGAACGGTGCCACCCAGAGTGCCATGGTCAATGTGAACCTGGGGTGGGAGACGAAGACCACCACTAACATCGGTCTCGACTTCAATATGTTCAACAACCGTCTCTTCGGTACGTTCGAGTGGTTCACTGCCAAATCTACCGACCTGCTGCTGAACAAGCCACAGTCGTGGGCCACTGGTGTGGGGTCTATCTGGACCAACTTCGGTGAGATGCGCAACTCGGGTATCGAGCTGACCTTAGGTTGGCGCGACAAGGCCGGTGAACTGGACTACAGCGTCAGTGCCAACGTATCGACCGTTCGCAATGAAGTGCTCCGCATGGGTGAGTCTTATGTGATGGATGCCTACACCCGCACCGAGGTGGGCCGCTCTATCAGCGACTTCTATCTGATTCCTTTCGCAGGCATCTTCCAGTCTATGGACGAGGTTTACGACCACACCACCACACTGGCCGACGGAACTGTGAAGGTGATTCAGCCCGATGCTAAACCTGGTGACGTGCGCTATGTGGATGTCAACGGCGATGGTGTCATCGATACCAACGACCGCACATGGAGCGGCAGCCCACTGCCTAAGTTCGAGATGGGTCTGAATGTCAGCCTGGCCTACAAGGGCTTCGACTTCAACATGTTCTGGGCTGGCAAGTTCGGCAACAAGATCTACAACGAGCTGCGCAAGAACCTGCTCAACTTCAACGTCGATAATATTCCTGCCGATGCTGCACCTTGGACATGGGACAATCCTTCTACGGAGTATCCCCGCATGCTGGCAGGTACCACATCTAATAATATCGGTTATTGCGACCGCTTCCTGGAGAATGGCTCTTACTTCCGTCTGAAGAACCTGCAGCTGGGCTACACCCTGCCTGCTGCACTCACTCAGAAGGCCTACATCCGCAAGGTACGTGCCTACATCAGTGGCACCAACCTGCTGACCATCACCAAGTATAAGGGCTACGATCCTGATATCATCTGCAACAATGTTTACTCTCAGGGCATTGACAACGGACAGTATCCATCAAGCCGTCAGGTAAACTTCGGACTGCAAGTAACATTCTAA